The following proteins are co-located in the Microplitis demolitor isolate Queensland-Clemson2020A chromosome 3, iyMicDemo2.1a, whole genome shotgun sequence genome:
- the LOC103574447 gene encoding sodium-dependent nutrient amino acid transporter 1 produces the protein MKNFESKRNTTEVFVLSDRSKSSSNSEDPRNDKSQVLETERASWGNPIEFLMSCIAYSVGLGNVWRFPYTAYSNGGGAFVITYLIVLFIVGKPVYYMESILGQFTSQSCVKMWALSPALKGIGYGMTIAVFSIQTYYCGLMSLILYYLIMSFQSTLPWTTCRPEWGEECFNSSSPSSSGVNSSKSSSELYFFKVVVNESGIENGLGIPSWQLVSCLLFNWVVIFLVLFKGVKTAGKASYFLAIFPYIMMLALFGRSVTLEGAIDGIIYFLRPDWNKMTDPQVWYAAVTQSFFSLGVCFGGVVMYASYNKFDHNVTRDCMIVSTLDLFTSLIAGSTIFGILGNLAFKLGTDDFNSVVRSGSGLAFISYPEALAQFSVVPSVFSVCFFLMLFTLAIGSSVAFCSTVISVIKDQFPRFSEWKIVLGVCTLGFAIGIIYCTPGGQYMINLVDYYAGTFILIVLATCEVIGISWIYGVDNFLDDVEFMTNKRPFVFWRICWVFLTPILLCTIFIYFMISLDPLSYNNEYYPTSAYVAGWALVACGLGPTLVFLISSIIHSKKKTFSDIFKPSDNWGPRNAETRERWKNFKLLKQQKRALDSKKNKISRIFTALFEKFN, from the exons atgaaaaattttgaatcgaaGCGAAATACAACAGAAGTGTTTGTACTTTCTGATCGTTCGAAATCCAGTTCAAACAGTGAG gaTCCGAGGAATGATAAATCACAAGTATTGGAAACAGAGAGAGCAAGTTGGGGGAATCCTATTGAGTTCCTTATGTCATGTATAGCGTATTCTGTTGGCCTAGGTAATGTCTGGAGATTTCCTTACACTGCATACAGCAATGGAGGTGGTGCATTCGTTATTACATATTTGATAGTTCTTTTCATTGTTGGAAAACCGGTGTATTATATGGAATCAATACTCGGTCAATTTACCAGTCAATCTTGTGTCAAAATGTGGGCTCTCTCTCCAGCTTTGAAag gtaTCGGATATGGAATGACAATAGCAGTATTTTCAATACAAACTTACTACTGTGGTTTAATGTCTCTGATTTTATATTACTTAATAATGTCTTTTCAATCTACATTACCTTGGACTACATGTCGCCCGGAATGGGGTGAAGAGTGTTTCAATTCATCAAGCCCCTCATCTTCAGGTGTTAATTCTTCAAAAAGTAGCTCtgaactttatttttt CAAAGTCGTCGTCAATGAAAGCGGAATAGAAAATGGTCTTGGTATTCCTTCATGGCAGTTGGTATCATGTCTTCTCTTCAATTGGGTCGTTATCTTTTTAGTTCTTTTCAAAGGGGTGAAAACTGCTGGAAAAGCTTCATATTTCTTAGCTATTTTCCCTTATATTATGATGCTGGCGCTATTCGGAAGGTCTGTGACCTTAGAAGGTGCCATTGatggaattatttattttctacgcCCAGACTGGAACAAAATGACAGATCCACAAGTTTGGTATGCTGCCGTTacacaatcatttttttcacttgGTGTTTGTTTTGGAGGAGTTGTAATGTATGCTTCGTACAACAAATTTGATCACAATGTAACgag gGATTGTATGATCGTTTCAACTCTTGATCTTTTCACAAGCCTCATCGCAGGTAGTactatttttggaattttaggTAATCTGGCTTTTAAATTAGGAACCGATGATTTCAATTCGGTTGTTAGATCAGGAAGTGGATTAGCCTTCATCTCTTATCCTGAAGCTTTAGCACAATTTTCAGTTGTGCCATCTGTGTTTTCCGTATGTTTTTTCTTGATGTTATTTACTCTAGCTATTGGTTCATCTGTTGCTTTCTGTAGTACTGTCATTAGCGTAATTAAAGATCAATTTCCAAGGTTTTCCGAATGGAAAATTGTACTAGGAGTTTGTACATTAGGATTCGCAATTGGGATTATTTACTGTACACCG GGTGGACaatatatgattaatttaGTAGATTATTACGCTGGTACATTTATACTTATTGTTTTAGCGACTTGTGAAGTTATTGGTATTTCATGGATATATg gagtcgataattttttggatgacGTGGAGTTTATGACAAATAAAAGACCCTTTGTATTTTGGCGCATATGTTGGGTTTTCTTAACACCAATCTTACTCtgtacaatatttatttatttcatgatTTCATTAGATCCATTATCATACAACAATGAATATTATCCAACATCTGCATATg tTGCTGGCTGGGCTCTGGTGGCTTGTGGACTCGGGCCAACTTTAGTATTTTTGATTTCTTCAATCATTCACagtaaaaagaaaacattCTCTGAT ATTTTCAAACCGTCAGATAACTGGGGTCCACGGAATGCTGAAACTCGTGAAAGATGGAAAaactttaaacttttgaagCAGCAAAAAAGGGCTCttgactcgaaaaaaaataaaatatcaaggatttttacagcattatttgaaaaatttaattaa